CCTCGAGAGGTTCGACGTTCTCCAGCATCCGGCGGGCCAGATTCAGGTATTCCTGCTGCACAGCCTCAACTTCCGGGGTGCTTTCCATCTCGAAGATGGTGCACTTTTTCAGACGGGATTTGCGAATCGCGTCCACGGTCTTGAAATGGGCCATCGTGCGCAGGCCTGTGCGGGCATTGAACTTGTCGATTTCGTCGGTCTCCTCGGAGCGGTTGGCGATCACACCACCGAGGCGCACCTTGTAATTCTTGGCCTTGGCATTGATGGCCTGCATGATTCGATTCATCGCGAAGATCGAATCGAAATCGTTGGCGGTCACGATCAGGCAGTAATCGGCATGCTGCAACGGTGCCGCGAAACCACCGCAGACCACGTCGCCCAGCACATCGAAGATCACCACATCGGTTTCTTCCAGCAGGTGGTGCTCCTTGAGCAGCTTCACCGTTTGACCCGTCACATAGCCGCCGCAGCCGGTGCCGGCCGGCGGGCCGCCGGATTCCACACACATCACGCCGTTGTAACCCTCGAACACGAAGTCTTCGGGCTTCAGTTCCTCGGTGTGGAAATCCACGGTCTCGAGGATGTCGATCACCGTGGGCACCATCCTCTTGGTGAGGGTGAAGGTGCTGTCGTGCTTGGGATCGCAGCCGATCTGCAGCACCCGCTTACCCAGCTTGGAAAAGGCCGCCGAGAGGTTGGAGGAGGTGGTGCTTTTGCCGATGCCGCCCTTGCCGTAGACGGCGATCACCAACGCCCCTGTTTCAATATCCATGCCCGGTTCCTGGTGGACCTGAACACTGCCTTCACCATCCGGGCGAGTGAGCGTGGCTGTCATCGAAGGGCGACGTAGGGAAAACCCAAACGCCTATAGAGATCTGCTTCCATCCAAGGCCTGCCCTGGCCCGCCGCAACACTCCTGGGTGGAAAGCGAAACATCCCAGCTACGTTGATGGTGATCTGCTCACATATGGCTAAGTGCAAATACCCAAATCGATGGCTATTGGGCTCCCCTAACGGCTGAAGTGCGATTTGGCCTCGTATAAGGCCTCGCTGTCGATCACCGCCAGCCCCCGCTCCCGGGCAAAGTTTTCGGTGTTACGCCGCACCTTGCCGCGCACAAAGAAGGGAATCTTGGCCAGCTCCGCCTCGCCATCGGCACTCCAAACCAGGCCATCAATGGAAGCAGCCGGAGCAGTTTCCAAGTTTGGGGCTGGAGCCTCGCCCAGGTGGCTGCGGTGGCCCTCCACGAATTCAAAGTCGTGGCGGAACATGCCAATCAGGTGCTCCTCCAGGCCCATCATCAGCGGGTGCACCCAGGAATCGAAGATCACGTTGGCCCCCTCCCAACCCATCTGGGGGGAATAGCGGGCCGGCACATCCTGCACATGCAGGGGTGAACTGATTACGGCGCAGGGCAGCCCCAGCCGCTTGGCGCTGTGGCGCTCCATCTGGGTGCCTAGCACCAGCTCCGGGCTGGCCTCGGCCATGGCCCGCTCCACGGCGAGGTAGTCGTCGCTAATCAGGGCCTCCAGGCCCAACTCGGCCGCCGCTGCCCGCACCTCACGGGCCTGCTCCCGGCTGTAGGTGCCCAGACCGACCACGGCAAAGCCCAGCTCCTGGCTGGCGATCCGCGCTGCGGCGATGGCATGGGTGGCGTCGCCAAAAATGAACACCCGCTTACCGGTGAGGTAAGTGGAGTCCACCGAGCGGGAATACCAGGGCAGGCGGGAGCGCCGTTCGGCCCCACATTCACCGCTGGCATCGGGTTGCAGCGCTGCCGGCAGTTCGAGCTCGAGTACGCCGTGCAGCTCCCGCAGGAAGGCCGCCGTGGCCCCAATGCCGATCGGCACGGTTTTGATCGTGGGCATGCCGAACTGGCGCTCCAGCCAGCTACAGCCCACCCCGGCCACCTCCGGGTAGAGGCAGACATTGGCGTCGGCCGTGGGGATGCGCGCCAAATCAGCTGGCCGCGCCCCCAGGGGAGCCACCACCACCACCTCAATGCCGTACTCCTCCAGCAGCCCGGTAATTTCGCGCACATCGTCGCGGCAGCGGAAGCCCAGCAGGCTGGGGCCCAGCAGGTTCACCCTGGGCCTGCGGCCCTCCTCGCGCCAGCGGCTGGGCAAGGGCTTAGCAGTGCCCGGGGCCGGCAACTGGGATTTGAGCAGGTTGCGCAGCAGTTGATAGAAGGTTTCGGCGGCGCCCCAGTTTTCCTTTTTTGAATAGGCGGGCAGGTCCAGGCTCACCACCGGAATGCCCCCCAAATCCATGCCCTGGGCCAGGGAGCCGGGCTGGTCCTGGATCAGTTCGGCAGTGCAGCTCTCACCCACCAGCAGGGCCTCGGGCTGGAAACGCTCCACCGCCTGGCTAATCGATTTCTTGACCAGCTCGGCGGTGTCGCCCCCGAGGTCCCGGGCCTGGAAGGTGGTGTAGGTGACGGGAGGGCGCCGGTCGCGCCGCTCGATCATCGTGAATAAAAGATCGGCGTAGGTGTCGCCCTGGGGGGCGTGCAACACGTAGTGCACTCCCTCCATCGAAGTGGCGATGCGCATCGCCCCCACGTGGGGGGGGCCTTCATAGGTCCAGAGGGTCAGTTCCATGGGGGTTCAGGCGAAGGAGATGGCGCCGCGGCGACGCATCGGGCGGGCAAATAATTCGGCCAGGTCGCCGGCCTGGTCGCAGCCATGGATCGGGCTGAAGACCAATTCAATCGACCACTTCGTGGTGAAGCCCTCGGCCTCGAGGGGATTGGCCAGGCCCAGGCCGCAGACCACCAGGTCTGGCTTGGCGGCCCGTACCCGATCGAGTTGGCGCTCCACATCTTGGCCCTCGCTGAGGGTGATGTCATCGGGCAGCAGGGCCAACTCCCCATCGAGGAGCTGCCGATCGAGGTAGGGGGTGCCCACCTCAATCAGCTCCATGCCGCACTCCCGATGCAGGAAGCGGGCCAGGGAGAGCTCCAGCTGGGAATCGGGCAGCAGAAACAGCCGTTTGCCGCTCAAGGTTTCCCGATGGGGGGCGATGGCCCGCTTGCCCCGCTCCACCAGGGGATCGAGCACGGCGGCCACCCGCTCCGGATCAATGCCAAAGGCCTTGGCGCCGGCAGCCATCCAGGCGCTACTGCCCTCTACCCCCAGGGGATAGGGGGCCGTGACCAGCTCGGCACCACGGGCCATCAGGGCCCGGGCGGTGGAGCTCAAAAAGGGTTGGGCCAGCAGCAGTTTGGTGCCCTTGCCCACGGGGGGCAGCTCGGTGGAGCGGCGGGGCGGCAGGCTGCGCACGACCGCCACCCCCATCCGTCCAAATAGGTCCACCAGGCGGTCTTCAACCGCATCGGCCAGGGTGCCGGCGATCAGCAGCTGGGGTTCGTCGCTGCTGGGCAGCAGGGGTGACATCGCCGTCAGAGCCTGGTCTTCCCCCTGGGTGAAGGTGGTTTCAATGCCACTGCCCGTGTAATTGAGCACCCGCACTTGGCCCGCCAGGCGGGTGTTGAGCCGTTCTGCGGCCTTGCCCAGGTCGAGCTTGATCACCTCACTGGGGCATGAGCCCACCAAGAAGAGGGTGCGAATTTCAGGGCGGCGGGCCAGGAGGTCGGCCACCAGCCGGTCGAGCTCCTCGTTGGCATCGGCCAGGCCGGCCAGATCCCGTTCCCCCAGGATCGCTGTGCCGAAGCGGGGTTCGGCAAAAATCATCACCCCTGCGGCGCTCTGCACCAGGTGGGCACAGGTGCGCGAGCCCACCACCAGAAAGAAGGCATCTGGCATCCGGCGGTGCAGCCACACGATCGAAGTGAGACCGCAAAACACCTCCCTTTGGCCACTCTCCTTGAGCAGGGTTGGCAAACCCATCGCGCCTAGCCGATTCAAAACACCCATCTTGGCTACTCGCCTCTGGCCCCATCCGCCACACTCCGAGCAGAAAAATTCGGGATCGCGCCTTTAAGGTGAAACCACAGATCTGGATGTCCGGATCCAGATCGCCATGCCTGTTGCACCCTGGCGCCGGAGCCGCCGCCCCCCCTCCCGGCGGCCCCTAAGACCCTGGCAAGCCCCCCTGGCCCTGGCGATTGTGGTGAACGCCGCAGCGCTGGGCTACCACCTCACCCAAGGCTGGGACTGGGGAGATAGCTACTGGATGGTGCTGGTCACGATCAGCACCCTGGGCTTCAGCGACCCCCACACCCAGGTGCTCAATGCCGAGGGCCGGGTCGTAACCGCCCTGCTGATCGCCGGCGGCCTGGTGGTGGTGCAACTGACCATCCAGGCGCTGCTGGGGCTATCTGAATCCGGCTACTACAGGCGCATTCGCGAGCGCCGTTTTCGCAGTTGGCTTTCCACCATGCACAACCATGTGATTCTCTGCGGCTATGGCCGCATCGGCCGGGAGATTGGCGAACAACTGGCCCGCGAGGGGGTACCCCTGCTGGTGGTGGAGATGGACCCCGAGAGACAGGCCGCCGCCGAGGAAAGGGGCCTGCCGGTGGTGATGGCTGACGCCACCCTGGACGAAACCCTGATCGAAGCGGGCATCTACCGCTGCCGCTCCCTGGTGGCGGCCCTGCCCAGCAACGCCGCCAATCTCTACGTGGTGCTGAGCGCCCGGGGCCTGGCGCCCCAATGCCGACTAATCGCCCGCTCCGACAGCGATGAGGCCGGTCGCAAGCTGCGTCAGGCCGGAGCCGATGCGGTGGTGAGCCCCTACGTGAGTGGGGGTCGCACCATGGCGGCAACCGCCCTAAGGCCCCTGGCCGTCACCTTTATGGACCTGCTGGCGGGCTCCGACTGTGAGGTGGAGGAATTCCAACTGAGCAGCAACAGCGAAGACCTGGGCAAGCTGGCCGGCGCCAGTCTGGCGGAGGTCCAGTTGGGACGCCGCACCGGCGCCCTGGTGCTGGCGATCGTTCCCTCCCTCTCCCAGCGCGAAGGAGATGGCGACCAGGGCCTAATCGCTAACCCCAGCAGCGACGTTCGCCTGGAGGCGGGTCAAATGTTGGTGGTGATGGGCAGCAAGGAGCAACTAGAGCGGGTCGAACAACTTCTCGGCCCGGCGCTCAAGAGCGTGGATGCCATGGCCAATTAGGGGCTAGAAATGGGATTGAAAAATTATTTGCCCTATAAATCGATGGCCAGCAAGCTCCTGCAAGGCCTTGCCAAACGGGTGCTGCCAGCCCTGGCTGCCGCCTGTTGCCTGTGCCTGCCCCTGGCAACAGCGGCAAATGCCCAGGTGGAAAAATCCCAATTACGGGCTGCAAACCTGGCCAGGATGGAGGCCGAGAGAATCAATGGCGGCCTGGGCAACTACTTTCCCGCCAATTGCATGTATCAGCAGGGTGGCGGCTCCTGCCTGCAAAGCCTCAGTGACAAAGGCTATTTATTTAACTTTTTAGGTGGCGCCCCCGGCTGGGAAACCAACAAGCAGGCGGCAACTTTGCAAACACAAATCCTTGTGTCGCCAGATGGCAAAAGCATCAAATCAGTGATCTACAACGGCGCCCCCCAGGGCAACATTCCATAGGGACAAGCTGGCAATGATGGTCAAGGGATAACGGCTAAGGCCTGGGGTGTTGGGCCCGAAAATCCCACGGCAGAGCTAATCCTTCGCCAAGACCAGCTCCCCATACGCCGCGGCGAAATGAACGGGCGCTGAGTTCGGCTTCTCCGTAGCTTTCCTGGTCACAGTGGCTCCAATATCTCCGATAAACGAAGGCATCACCATCGCGAACCAAGGTGAGATTGACAGGCACAGGATTGCCGCTGGGGAATACCTCGGCAATCTGGCGCCCGTAGCGATCACTGCCCTGCAGCTTCAAGCCAACTGTGGAGCCAAGGGGAAGTAAACGCTGTAGGGCAAGCCGGGCAGCTGGACCGGCGGGTTTTTGGGCCATTTCAGGCGCGTCAATACAGGCCAAACGCACCCTCATCTGGCCAGCAGCAGCCACGACCGTGATCGTGTCGCCATCACCAACTGACAAAACCTTGGCCTGCAAATCAATTGGCGATCCAGCACGACCAAGGGAAGCGCCAAGGACCATCCACAGAACCAAGAGCGCTGCCGGCTTCGGCAACCAGCCCCGATCGGCGTACACCCAATCACCTCCCCTGCCCCAGCCAGAGCGTAAAGATCCGCCATCAGCCATGCACAGGTGCCAGCCAGGCGGTAAGGTGTTGGGTGATTCACAGATTTCTCTCTAGCAAGTTTCCGTTTCGAGAGTTTTTGCTTTCGCAATCAGCCAACTTTCTCTTGGGCCTTCAGCGGATCAATTCATAAGTTTTCTTGATTAGTTCCCAGTTCATGACCATTTACGTCGGCAATCTTTCCTTCGACGCCGAAGCGGAAGACGTGCAACACCTCTTCAGCCAATACGGCGAAGTGAGCAAGTGCAGCCTCCCCCTCGATCGCGACACCGGCCGCAAGCGCGGTTTCGCCTTTGTGGAGATGGCTAATGAGGCTGAAGAAGCCAAGGCCATTGAAGATCTTCAAGACGTTGAGTGGATGGGTCGCGCCATCCGCGTAAACAAAGCTGAACCCCGCGGTGGCGGTGGTGGTGGCGGCGGTCGCGGCGGCTACGGCGGCGGCGGTGGTGGTGGTGGCTACGGCGGTGGTGGCGGCGGCGGTGGTCGCGGCGGCTACGGCGGTGGCGGCGGTGGCGGCGGCGGCGGCGGCCGTTACTGAGCCCCTAGCTCCTCAAGCTGCTGAGTTAATAAGCACCCAAGAGCCGTCCCTTCGGGGGCGGTTTTTTATTGGGCGATCGCCGGATCTTGCTTCAGAGCCCTGGCCAGCAGGGCGCGATCGGAGGGAATCCGCAGCTTGGAAGCCCAGCCAAACCACTGCAACAAGCGAATAAATCGGTAGGTGGGATCGGGCAGCAGGCGCAGCTGGCCGCCGCGCAGGGTGAAGCCCTGGCGAGCCGAAGCCTGGAAGGCGTGGTGCATGTTGTGCCAACCCTCCCCAAAGGTGATTAGGGCCACCCAGCGGTTGTTGCGGCTGGCATCACCGGTGGCGAAGGGCTGGCCGCCCACCAGGTGGGCCACCGAATTAACGCTGGCCACCCCGTGAAACAGCACGGCGGTGCTCAAGCAAAAGGCCCCCAGCCAAGCCCAGCCCCCCAGCTGCCAGGAGAGGGCGGCCAGGCCCAATAGGGGCAAGGAATGGAAGCGATCAATTAGGCGCAGCACCGGATCAGCCTCCACATCCGCGGGCAATTGCTCTGGGAAAAAGCTGGGCGACAGCAACCAGCCGACCTGGGAATGCCAGAAGCCACCCCAGCCCGCCTGGGGCAAGAGGGGGCTGTGGGGGTCGGCGGCCGTATCTACATGGAGGTGATGTTGCTGGTGGTGGCCCTTCCACCAGCTCGGGCCCATCTGGCCGGCGGAGGCCGCCACCAAAGCTCCCAGCCAGGCCACCGCCTTGGGGGCCTGATAGCTGCCATGGGTAATCAGCCGGT
This genomic interval from Cyanobium sp. WAJ14-Wanaka contains the following:
- a CDS encoding TrkA family potassium uptake protein is translated as MPVAPWRRSRRPPSRRPLRPWQAPLALAIVVNAAALGYHLTQGWDWGDSYWMVLVTISTLGFSDPHTQVLNAEGRVVTALLIAGGLVVVQLTIQALLGLSESGYYRRIRERRFRSWLSTMHNHVILCGYGRIGREIGEQLAREGVPLLVVEMDPERQAAAEERGLPVVMADATLDETLIEAGIYRCRSLVAALPSNAANLYVVLSARGLAPQCRLIARSDSDEAGRKLRQAGADAVVSPYVSGGRTMAATALRPLAVTFMDLLAGSDCEVEEFQLSSNSEDLGKLAGASLAEVQLGRRTGALVLAIVPSLSQREGDGDQGLIANPSSDVRLEAGQMLVVMGSKEQLERVEQLLGPALKSVDAMAN
- a CDS encoding ferredoxin:protochlorophyllide reductase (ATP-dependent) subunit N, giving the protein MGLPTLLKESGQREVFCGLTSIVWLHRRMPDAFFLVVGSRTCAHLVQSAAGVMIFAEPRFGTAILGERDLAGLADANEELDRLVADLLARRPEIRTLFLVGSCPSEVIKLDLGKAAERLNTRLAGQVRVLNYTGSGIETTFTQGEDQALTAMSPLLPSSDEPQLLIAGTLADAVEDRLVDLFGRMGVAVVRSLPPRRSTELPPVGKGTKLLLAQPFLSSTARALMARGAELVTAPYPLGVEGSSAWMAAGAKAFGIDPERVAAVLDPLVERGKRAIAPHRETLSGKRLFLLPDSQLELSLARFLHRECGMELIEVGTPYLDRQLLDGELALLPDDITLSEGQDVERQLDRVRAAKPDLVVCGLGLANPLEAEGFTTKWSIELVFSPIHGCDQAGDLAELFARPMRRRGAISFA
- a CDS encoding ferredoxin:protochlorophyllide reductase (ATP-dependent) subunit B, whose translation is MELTLWTYEGPPHVGAMRIATSMEGVHYVLHAPQGDTYADLLFTMIERRDRRPPVTYTTFQARDLGGDTAELVKKSISQAVERFQPEALLVGESCTAELIQDQPGSLAQGMDLGGIPVVSLDLPAYSKKENWGAAETFYQLLRNLLKSQLPAPGTAKPLPSRWREEGRRPRVNLLGPSLLGFRCRDDVREITGLLEEYGIEVVVVAPLGARPADLARIPTADANVCLYPEVAGVGCSWLERQFGMPTIKTVPIGIGATAAFLRELHGVLELELPAALQPDASGECGAERRSRLPWYSRSVDSTYLTGKRVFIFGDATHAIAAARIASQELGFAVVGLGTYSREQAREVRAAAAELGLEALISDDYLAVERAMAEASPELVLGTQMERHSAKRLGLPCAVISSPLHVQDVPARYSPQMGWEGANVIFDSWVHPLMMGLEEHLIGMFRHDFEFVEGHRSHLGEAPAPNLETAPAASIDGLVWSADGEAELAKIPFFVRGKVRRNTENFARERGLAVIDSEALYEAKSHFSR
- a CDS encoding acyl-CoA desaturase — encoded protein: MGLPLMLLYALGPVFIILSHLGCLILLFTGLDLAAALWALGLYAIRMLAITAVYHRLITHGSYQAPKAVAWLGALVAASAGQMGPSWWKGHHQQHHLHVDTAADPHSPLLPQAGWGGFWHSQVGWLLSPSFFPEQLPADVEADPVLRLIDRFHSLPLLGLAALSWQLGGWAWLGAFCLSTAVLFHGVASVNSVAHLVGGQPFATGDASRNNRWVALITFGEGWHNMHHAFQASARQGFTLRGGQLRLLPDPTYRFIRLLQWFGWASKLRIPSDRALLARALKQDPAIAQ
- a CDS encoding thermonuclease family protein — its product is MVLGASLGRAGSPIDLQAKVLSVGDGDTITVVAAAGQMRVRLACIDAPEMAQKPAGPAARLALQRLLPLGSTVGLKLQGSDRYGRQIAEVFPSGNPVPVNLTLVRDGDAFVYRRYWSHCDQESYGEAELSARSFRRGVWGAGLGEGLALPWDFRAQHPRP
- the bchL gene encoding ferredoxin:protochlorophyllide reductase (ATP-dependent) iron-sulfur ATP-binding protein, with translation MTATLTRPDGEGSVQVHQEPGMDIETGALVIAVYGKGGIGKSTTSSNLSAAFSKLGKRVLQIGCDPKHDSTFTLTKRMVPTVIDILETVDFHTEELKPEDFVFEGYNGVMCVESGGPPAGTGCGGYVTGQTVKLLKEHHLLEETDVVIFDVLGDVVCGGFAAPLQHADYCLIVTANDFDSIFAMNRIMQAINAKAKNYKVRLGGVIANRSEETDEIDKFNARTGLRTMAHFKTVDAIRKSRLKKCTIFEMESTPEVEAVQQEYLNLARRMLENVEPLEAESLKDREIFDLLGFD
- a CDS encoding RNA-binding protein, which translates into the protein MTIYVGNLSFDAEAEDVQHLFSQYGEVSKCSLPLDRDTGRKRGFAFVEMANEAEEAKAIEDLQDVEWMGRAIRVNKAEPRGGGGGGGGRGGYGGGGGGGGYGGGGGGGGRGGYGGGGGGGGGGGRY